CAAGAAAATATTCAGGGTTATCGGTGGATTTTTGTTTTTAGCCGTAGATCCCAACGTGGTAGTGAGCGAACAGGCGCCGCTGAATATCAATGTAGCCATTGCTGCGACCAACCACCTGGGCGTGCAGATACCTGTTAAAATAACCGGCGGCGAGAAAATTGCCATGCGGAAGGTTGTATTGTTAAATACGGCAGCTGCGTCTTCTGAAATGGCTGTAAAGAACACTTCCGTGGCATTAGCAGCCAATGGGACGCCCGCAGCGGATGTTACCGTAAATATTCCGCCTCCGACCGGCTCTTCCGAGTCTGCCACGATTAAGATTCCGGCGGGAACGCAGTTCAGAGATGCAAATAATAATGTGGTTTCGGGAACAGATCTGAAAGTGAGCATGATTGTTCCGAAAACCGGTGCAGAAAGCCTTGCCGAAGTATTTCCTGGTGGAACGGGCTTAACGCAGCCAGTCGTTCATACGGCCAGCGGAGCCAGTTCCGGTACTTTGTTGCCGGGGGGCATGTCGGAGGTTAGCTTTTCCCTGAATGGTACAACAATAACAAATTTTTCAAAACCGGTTGATCTGGGCATCAGCCTCGATCCGGATTTTGTGAATCCTGAAACGGGGCAAAAGGTGAAAGCCGGCGATAAGCTCAGCATATTTAGTTTTTCCAGCAACAACCCGGTTTGGAAACATGAACAGGAAGCCACTGTTCAGTCTTCTGGAGGTAAACTTTCCGTAAACTTTTCCAGTACACACGCTACCTGGTTCCTGGCCGGGAATCTTATTAAGTCTTGTGGTAGCGCCGTGAAATTAAAGCTGACCGCAGACTGGCTAAAGAACGGGGTGACCCATCCGATAACTGTAAAAGTATTTTCAAATATGGGCGATGATGCCGGTAAATTGCTGGTAAAAAAAAACATAACGGCAACTGATGGTTCAGAACTGGGTTTTGACAACCTGCCCCAGGCTCCGGTTATTATAAGAGCCTTTGACGCAGATGGGAATAAGCTGTCGGAAACAACTGTCGCTGATCCCTGCAGTACTGCATTACAACACATCGCGTTGGCTGCATCACCGGTTGCCGGTAATCCCAAAACGACCATGCAGCTATATGTCCGCTGTCCTAACCAGGCGCAACCGGTAAATGTATTGCCTACGTTTTATCTGTACTATAAGATCCATGGGCAAACCGGTTACAAATTGCTGGGAATTGTAACAAACGGGTATATATCCACCACCTTACTGGATCCGGGGAAAAAATATGATTTCAGGGCGGTATGGGGCTCCACCGTAAAGGATGTTAATGATATTACGGTAAAGGCAGATAACACGGCTACAGTAGGAGATAACGCAACAGGCGGAGAAATATTGGGTACAAAAGCCGGAGCCACCAACCTGGAATTGCTGAAGGAAAAATGCAAAGAGGCAGGTTTGTAAGCATGCGACGAGAAAAGATAAGAACGTCTAAATAAACAACACAAGGGAGATGATTGCTTCAGGCAACATCTCCCTGATTTGCTTCGGTATCTGGAAAGAATGTTGGTAGTGTTGTTTGAAGTGATTACTTTTGACACGTTAAAAAACTAATGCCCTCCAAACACTGCTTTGTTTTCGATTTTAGCACGTGTTATTTTAGAGATTAAGCTTCTGCAAAGAAGCTGATAGAAGACTGTTCGAGACTACGGATCACCAGTTGGCGGCTGCCGGGCGTTCCGGCCCCATGGCTGTTCCGGTCCGGCAACTGAATGCGCAACGGAATATTGACTGTATTTATGTATAAAATCAGAAGAACAAATGCCATACTGGTTGGTGCACTTGTGCTGGCACTGACTGCTTGTAAAACGTATCAGAAAGTTCCCTACTTCAGGAATATTCCGGCAGACAGTTCGGCATATTCAAGCGGGCGCCTGATTCAGACGGTAGATTACCGGGCGCTTAAAGTTAAACCGGATGATCTCCTCGGAATTACCATCAGTACGTTGGATAACAGCGCTGCGATGTTAACAGAAACCGCCACCAGGTTGCAGGGGGCAACCGGTGCAATAGCATCCCAGGCTGGCAACGGTTTTCTGGTAAGTGAGGCCGGCACCATCGAACTGCCGCTTCTTGGCACATTGCAGGTAGAAGGGCTTACCACAGCGCAAATAAAAACACAGATACAAGCCAAAGCGGCTATGTATTATAAGAACCCGGTAGTTAGTGTAAGGTTGCTGAATTTTAAAATAACGGTGCTGGGTGAAGTAAGCCGGCCCGGAACATATTTTGTAACCGGTGAAAAGGCTACCCTATTGGATGCGCTCGGTCTTGCCGGAGATCTTACGATTTACGGCAACCGGCAGAATGTACTGTTGCTGCGCGATGTTGATGGAAAACAGAGAACCATACGGTTTGATCTGAATAGCGGACAGGCACTTACATCGCCCTATTTATATCTTCAGCAAAATGATGTGGTGTATGTGGAGCCTGGTAAGGCGAAGGCGGCTGCAAATAACGCAGCACGTACCCAAACCTTTGCGATTATCGGTTCCATTGTGTCGGTGTTGATTGTGGCACTATCGAGAGTGCGGTAGCATCCGGTGAATGCTGTTAAATTATTTTTAGGATTATTAGTAGAATATGCAAAAAGAGTTTAATTGGGAAGATGAACTTGAACCAGGAACGCAACAAGGCGGCAATAAGACCTTATTGCGTTTAATAAGCCGTATACGCGCTAACTGGTATTGGTTTTTACTATGCGGGATCCTCGGTTTTTCGGGAGCCTACATCTATCTTCGCTATACCCTGCCGAATTATAAGATCCACGCAAAACTGCTGGTGTCAGACGATAAAAAAGGAGGGAGTTTATTGCAGAATGCAGCCCTGAGCGAGCTCTCGGGTCTTATGGGAGCAAAGAGTTCTGTGGATAATGAAGTGGAAGTTTTAAAAACGGCCGATCTGATGCGGGAAATGGTGCTGGCGGAAAAAGCGTATATTTCGTATTTTAAAGCGGGTACCGTACATAGTGTTCCGGTTATGGAAGCACCGTATCTTGTTACGGTGGAAACGGCTCCGGACTCCATTCTGAAGACAAACGCTTTTGATATTGTTGCAGACAAGAGCGGTGTAAGTCTTCAGAACGCAGATACAACACTTCATATTATATTGGGGAAGACATTCTTTTTGCCGGGTACAGGAATGGTTAAGGTAAGCCGGAACCAGGCAAAGCAGTATGGTTTGGAGCGCTATGGGTTTTCTGTATTGCCGGTGCGTAAAGTTGTAGAGGGGCTGAGAGGTGCACTAACAGCCGAGGTGACGAATAAGCAGGTTTCCACCATCGACCTTACCCTGCAGCACAACCTTCCCAGAAAAGGCGAGCAGTTTTTGCGTACCCTTATTAACAAGTACGTGGAGCGTAATCTTACTGACAAAAATGAGATCGCTGATTCCACACTGGCTTTTATAAACGCCCGTCTTGAAAAAGTTACCGGCGAACTGGCTGAGGTAGAAGACCGGATCTCTGGTTATAAGAAAGAAACAAAGCTGGCCGATATCTCGCAGCAAAGCCGGATTTTGCTCGAAGGCGCTGCCGCTTTTACCAGGGACCTTGCGCAGGCTGATGGCCAGCTGGCTTCACTGGATGTGGTTTCAGATTATTTAAAAGACAAGAACCGGCCTCGCGTGGTTCCCTCTGCCTTGCTGCCCCAGGACGCAACGTTTAGTGGCCTTTCGGCACGGTATAATGATCTTATCCTGCAGCGGGAACGGATGCTTTTATCCAATACCGACAATAACCCGCTGGTGAAAAATATTGACGGGCAGATTGCAGGGCTGCGACAGGATATGATTAACAATCTGGCCAATACCCGCAACCAGCTGGAGCAGGCACGCCGGAGTCAGCAGCAGCTGGCCAGCCGGTTTAATGGCCAACTAAATGAAGTGCCGGTGATTGAAAGAGGCTATATCGACCTGGCACGCTTACAACAGATCAAACAGGCACAGTATGTGTTCCTGCAGGAAAAATGGGAGGAAACAGCGATCGGTCGCACAGCCAATGTTGCCAACTCAAAAGTGATCGACGTTCCTAAAGCAGAAGAGTTGCCTTTTGCACCCAGAAAAAAAATGATTTACGCATTGGGGCTCATATTCGGATTGGCATTGCCGCTTGTAATCGGATACTTCCGGGATTTGTTGAATGTAAAAGTTCGCGGTGCTGAGGATGTGCGAATGATAACTACATTGCCGGTACTGGGTGTTGTAGCACATTCAGAAAAGGAGCATTCGGTAGTCGTTACTCCGGGGTCGCGTTCTGCCATTGCAGAGCAGTTCCGTGCCATGCGTACCAACCTGGAATTTTCGCTCAATGGTGGCAATACGATCCTGTTTACTTCCTCGATGTCCAGTGAAGGGAAATCTTTCGTTGCATTAAACCTGGCATTGAGTCTTGCGCTGCTGGATAAAAAAGTATTGCTCATGGAACTCGATCTGCGCAAGCCCGGTATTACAACAAAACTGGGATTAACTCGTGGCAAAGGGTTCTCTCATTATGTAGTGCGGCCGGAGCTAACTGTTTCCGATATTGTGATGCCTTCAGGGATCCATGAAAATCTGTTTCTCATACAGGCCGGGGCCCTGCCACCCAATCCTGCTGAGCTGCTGGTAAATACACGTACAGCGCAATTATTTAAACAGGTAAAACAGCAATTCGACTATGTGCTGATGGATACACCTCCGGTAGGCATGGTAACGGATGCGCAGCTTTTATCGC
The sequence above is a segment of the Niabella agricola genome. Coding sequences within it:
- a CDS encoding polysaccharide biosynthesis/export family protein; this translates as MYKIRRTNAILVGALVLALTACKTYQKVPYFRNIPADSSAYSSGRLIQTVDYRALKVKPDDLLGITISTLDNSAAMLTETATRLQGATGAIASQAGNGFLVSEAGTIELPLLGTLQVEGLTTAQIKTQIQAKAAMYYKNPVVSVRLLNFKITVLGEVSRPGTYFVTGEKATLLDALGLAGDLTIYGNRQNVLLLRDVDGKQRTIRFDLNSGQALTSPYLYLQQNDVVYVEPGKAKAAANNAARTQTFAIIGSIVSVLIVALSRVR
- a CDS encoding GumC family protein, yielding MQKEFNWEDELEPGTQQGGNKTLLRLISRIRANWYWFLLCGILGFSGAYIYLRYTLPNYKIHAKLLVSDDKKGGSLLQNAALSELSGLMGAKSSVDNEVEVLKTADLMREMVLAEKAYISYFKAGTVHSVPVMEAPYLVTVETAPDSILKTNAFDIVADKSGVSLQNADTTLHIILGKTFFLPGTGMVKVSRNQAKQYGLERYGFSVLPVRKVVEGLRGALTAEVTNKQVSTIDLTLQHNLPRKGEQFLRTLINKYVERNLTDKNEIADSTLAFINARLEKVTGELAEVEDRISGYKKETKLADISQQSRILLEGAAAFTRDLAQADGQLASLDVVSDYLKDKNRPRVVPSALLPQDATFSGLSARYNDLILQRERMLLSNTDNNPLVKNIDGQIAGLRQDMINNLANTRNQLEQARRSQQQLASRFNGQLNEVPVIERGYIDLARLQQIKQAQYVFLQEKWEETAIGRTANVANSKVIDVPKAEELPFAPRKKMIYALGLIFGLALPLVIGYFRDLLNVKVRGAEDVRMITTLPVLGVVAHSEKEHSVVVTPGSRSAIAEQFRAMRTNLEFSLNGGNTILFTSSMSSEGKSFVALNLALSLALLDKKVLLMELDLRKPGITTKLGLTRGKGFSHYVVRPELTVSDIVMPSGIHENLFLIQAGALPPNPAELLVNTRTAQLFKQVKQQFDYVLMDTPPVGMVTDAQLLSRYSDLCLYLVRQGHTYKEQLRLPNDLVAQEKIRPLQLIINDVRVRGGVYSRYGYGYGYGYGYGNYAEETEGRRRGWRLRKPEKINTG